One Zeugodacus cucurbitae isolate PBARC_wt_2022May chromosome 3, idZeuCucr1.2, whole genome shotgun sequence genomic region harbors:
- the LOC105217888 gene encoding E3 ubiquitin-protein ligase lubel isoform X6 produces the protein MATHSNANTLSTKLNRNVLTMPKWVTETHDRIGPKPPPPPSPSTPDSALKVPVLPPKTKNLPEPDYEVIEFSGQQYSNEVLKAGSRSKTPSTPDAKLKCTLCGSHNPWVTCEECAQQIFCASCDDMFHKHPKRRTHVRKAIEQNRPPLPPKILPGQNGPTPPVAPPRRKARGFTPLLPRKEQVRFCTIS, from the exons ATGGCGACGCATTCGAACGCGAACACGCTCTCAACCAAACTAAATCGTAATGTGTTGACTATGCCAAAATGGGTG ACGGAAACCCATGATCGCATCGGTCCGaaaccaccaccgccaccatcACCATCGACGCCGGATAGTGCGCTTAAAGTGCCTGTATTGCCACCGAAAACGAAAAATCTACCCGAGCCCGATTATGAAGTCATCGAGTTCTCTGGCCAGCAATACTCGAATGAGGTTCTCAAAGCGGGCAGTCGTTCGAAAACGCCAAGTACACCAG aTGCAAAGCTTAAATGCACGCTCTGCGGTTCCCACAATCCCTGGGTCACATGTGAGGAGTGCGCACAGCAAATATTTTGCGCCTCATGTGATGATATGTTTCACAAGCATCCCAAGAGGCGCACGCACGTGCGAAAG GCCATTGAACAGAACCGTCCACCGTTACCGCCGAAAATTTTACCCGGACAAAATGGACCAACACCACCGGTGGCGCCACCAAGACGCAAGGCACGCGGATTTACACCACTTCTGCCGCGCAAGGAACAGGTACGCTTCTGCACGATTTCATAA
- the LOC105217888 gene encoding E3 ubiquitin-protein ligase lubel isoform X5, with amino-acid sequence MATHSNANTLSTKLNRNVLTMPKWVTETHDRIGPKPPPPPSPSTPDSALKVPVLPPKTKNLPEPDYEVIEFSGQQYSNEVLKAGSRSKTPSTPDAKLKCTLCGSHNPWVTCEECAQQIFCASCDDMFHKHPKRRTHVRKAIEQNRPPLPPKILPGQNGPTPPVAPPRRKARGFTPLLPRKEQVNTNTLPIPPSPTPSLRSTSWQDRVSSLKSGLNLMNRPLPDTPKTPNSEHTSSRSVTPKSVFDSIQRPPSVTLEKIKSKASATLDRMTLLQQRYRQHKEESLKGNTDHSGSVTDQNLSFDQWSTISPSPSHFRSGSMSSGINSSHFDLTDDTHFHNMFNQRQMHTSAAHQPRANGQMGTRGMSTSVFNLNHINRRAPEPQNAWMNNPMQQAQSMAHLNCATCVNPQSNAWHAQPQRMPHIHSQGGEWNNQFSSQQQLNRSNLSLNVGAGYMLPHHHGAGGMMAPPPVFMNQTGMMAGMYPYPYNAGMPVMNPGLMGMPPPTRSRATSRAGSRAASPAMSRKSMPVRRKQRTTSYVEDELTDDEDSDQDDRRSIVSNRSGMTNTLRARQRRMSSASQLLDDESETNPRQTRAKLRDARDRRGSIAKSVQSDWLPSRRTTVSQSNSGSRQNEPGFINTLKPTRIYSDLDSESSGTRALVQAKIQEKLDNGTKRSSSKEKVAEAARQKPTKVSTEVQAGGSRTITKTTTATETKTVERHAPTEKAGQNEAAETEEEEEEEEEEEESGSEETESDQEEVVAEEHATVGGTQLEEDNTPQLATTEETNEDDLGPPPSTPDHEWECEFCTYVNEPNVKICLICCKTPCNVPRKTSTTAPPTEPPIIVEQPIRVNESISPERPTVHKERRTSSTERTKDKPKDKVKEKTKDKVNSTTTSTSTSTGTTTTAPKRKTGVTQSIISNLTNGISKLKITSSENESDNSTLAKKKETVEDVWAALDDNIQTTANEIMRKAEKSKQSNKVSTSCGTSPIREVTKTKEVSKLQRNVKETGTSPPPQSISTQTYDTLPIRQREPSVTETVSTGSPGIFYNENTQLHREVPSPLSVFSADTPHYEPRHKEPETELYILLKEAELYKFTPEELHAALKYCGPSVHPVQWLRENWHKLIQTVQSLSTKYGQERVENIIGTVSQGEARDALRQHGGNIWQAVSECIEQRQRKYRDISRKGNYSREDIVTALTIHQGNADLALLDLGRTQLKPFLMRIRGSPAGVENESGANFFGNNSTEHTIQPETSTNEIETENQTPELPVEAVLVSEKSSTVTLQSSNNDDEVDTIASTEVEVHSEEQIEATPVQDQVTEVQNTGVETNTVDNAAENKKISKNSEEPSTSKIFEPKPASSTKTGAVSKIPQIRNDPNEASTSKAARNALSNARNDKPTTQQKNSVSAFKTATDKPKPMESKIPKQTAKKVPLRSKSFSGPPGPIGISSVKTIQQEFLNRQKQLTTRLEPPKNPPNIVRKKSITEAITKFTPSISAGASSSAVTSIFRTHPRIPKKKYHETCFSDDDFETTSSEEELEPLEIRQRKQSVPVFRAYPSVQEPEIVPPEVLVRKFIDEKLVTNIAEAQIAATLVNMRFQQDVSLWAAKECSDLDQAISMLQQECELCMGTYPMNQIVSMLKCTHKCCKQCAKTYFTVQITDRSINDCTCPFCKLPELHGHNEHVDENLEYFSNLDIFLKSILDEEVHELFQRKLRDRTLLQDPNFKWCIQCSSGFFARPKQKRLICPDCGSVTCAHCRKTWEKQHEGISCEQFKEWKEANDPEVQAQGVQEHLATNGIDCPKCKFRYSLARGGCMHFTCTQCKFEFCYGCCKPFMMGAKCTVSSYCAKLGLHAHHPRNCLFYLRDKLPIQLQMLLKQNKIPFDEDPVELPGNHDEDASTSTPKVLRCPIPLQKETPTGLVDTVCNGEVPDRHAGLCRTHYVEYLTAKVAKARIDPLPIFDLTDCVQELRRRDIRLPERGPWDTDEIYKGMCSEVIKKNIPLETT; translated from the exons ATGGCGACGCATTCGAACGCGAACACGCTCTCAACCAAACTAAATCGTAATGTGTTGACTATGCCAAAATGGGTG ACGGAAACCCATGATCGCATCGGTCCGaaaccaccaccgccaccatcACCATCGACGCCGGATAGTGCGCTTAAAGTGCCTGTATTGCCACCGAAAACGAAAAATCTACCCGAGCCCGATTATGAAGTCATCGAGTTCTCTGGCCAGCAATACTCGAATGAGGTTCTCAAAGCGGGCAGTCGTTCGAAAACGCCAAGTACACCAG aTGCAAAGCTTAAATGCACGCTCTGCGGTTCCCACAATCCCTGGGTCACATGTGAGGAGTGCGCACAGCAAATATTTTGCGCCTCATGTGATGATATGTTTCACAAGCATCCCAAGAGGCGCACGCACGTGCGAAAG GCCATTGAACAGAACCGTCCACCGTTACCGCCGAAAATTTTACCCGGACAAAATGGACCAACACCACCGGTGGCGCCACCAAGACGCAAGGCACGCGGATTTACACCACTTCTGCCGCGCAAGGAACAG GTCAATACGAATACGCTGCCAATACCGCCCTCGCCGACACCCTCATTAAGGAGCACATCCTGGCAGGATCGCGTTAGTTCGCTCAAAAGTGGACTGAATCTGATGAATCGTCCCTTACCCGATACACCGAAGACACCGAACAGCGAACACACCTCGTCACGTTCGGTCACACCGAAATCGGTGTTCGACAGCATACAACGACCGCCATCCGTTACATTGGAGAAGATCAAGAGTAAGGCTAGCGCCACATTGGATCGCATGACATTGCTGCAGCAACGTTATCGTCAACACAAAGAGGAGAGTCTCAAAGGCAACACAGATCACAGCGGTTCTGTAACAGATCAG AACCTCTCATTTGATCAATGGTCAACCATCTCACCGTCGCCATCACATTTTCGCTCAGGCAGCATGTCGTCCGGGATCAATTCATCTCATTTTGACCTCACGGATGATACACATTTTCACAATATGTTTAATCAACGGCAGATGCATACATCCGCGGCACATCAGCCACGCGCCAACGGTCAAATGGGCACACGTGGCATGAGCACGTCCGTCTTCAATTTGAATCACATAAATCGTCGCGCACCAGAGCCGCAGAATGCGTGGATGAACAATCCGATGCAGCAG gCTCAATCCATGGCTCATCTGAATTGCGCAACTTGTGTCAACCCACAAAGTAACGCCTGGCACGCCCAACCACAACGCATGCCACATATTCATTCACAGGGCGGTGAATGGAATAATCAATTTAgctcacaacaacaattgaatcgTTCGAACTTATCACTTAACGTTGGCGCCGGCTATATGCTGCCACATCACCATGGCGCTGGTGGCATGATGGCACCACCACCAGTCTTCATGAACCAAACAGGCATGATGGCGGGCATGTATCCATATCCCTACAATGCGGGTATGCCTGTTATGAATCCAG GTCTCATGGGCATGCCACCGCCTACACGTTCACGCGCCACCTCACGTGCCGGCTCACGCGCCGCTTCGCCAGCGATGAGTCGCAAATCCATGCCGGTGCGACGAAAACAACGCACCACCAGTTATGTTGAGGACGAACTGACCGACGATGAGGACTCCGATCAAGATGATCGCCGCTCGATTGTCTCGAATCGTTCTGGCATGACGAATACGCTACGCGCACGTCAACGACGTATGTCGAGCGCTTCACAGCTGTTGGATGATGAAAGCGAAACAAATCCACGACAAACACGCGCGAAGCTACGTGATGCGCGTGATCGTCGCGGTTCTATTGCTAAATCAGTGCAGAGTGATTGGTTGCCTAGTCGACGAACAACTGTGTCGCAAAGTAACAGCGGCAGTCGACAGAATGAACCGGGTTTTATTAATACACTCAAGCCGACGCGCATTTATTCAGACTTGGACTCCGAGTCATCGGGCACACGTGCATTGGTACAAGCTAAAATAcaagagaaactggataatggTACAAAGCGTAGCAGTTCCAAGGAGAAAGTAGCGGAGGCTGCGCGTCAAAAACCGACTAAAGTTTCTACAGAAGTGCAAGCAGGCGGTAGTCGAACAATTACTAAAACGACCACAGCAACTGAAACAAAAACTGTCGAAAGACATGCCCCCACCGAAAAAGCTGGCCAAAATGAAGCCGCAGAGACtgaagaagaagaggaggaggaagaagaagaagaggagagCGGTAGTGAAGAGACTGAAAGTGATCAGGAAGAAGTGGTTGCGGAAGAACACGCTACTGTGGGTGGCACGCAGCTAGAGGAGGATAATACGCCACAACTTGCGACTACCGAGGAAACTAACGAGGATGACTTAGGTCCACCACCCTCGACACCAGATCATGAATGGGAGTGTGAATTCTGCACATATGTTAACGAACCGAATGTGAAAATCTGCTTGATCTGCTGTAAAACACCTTGCAATGTGCCGCGCAAAACCTCAACTACAGCGCCACCCACAGAGCCACCGATAATTGTAGAACAACCAATAAGAGTTAACGAATCGATTAGTCCCGAAAGACCTACCGTACACAAAGAGAGGCGAACCAGTAGCACAGAACGAACGAAAGACAAACCGAAAGACAAAgttaaagagaaaacaaaagacAAAGTAAACAGTACAACCACCAGCACCAGCACATCAACGGGAACGACAACAACCGCGCCAAAACGAAAAACTGGCGTCACACAAAGCATCATAAGTAATCTGACGAATGGCATATCCAAGCTAAAGATCACTTCATCCGAGAATGAATCGGATAACTCAACGCTGGCGAAGAAGAAAG AAACCGTTGAAGATGTTTGGGCTGCCTTAGATGATAACATACAGACTACAGCTAATGAGATAATGCGTAAAGCTGAAAAGTCTAAGCAAAGCAACAAAGTCTCCACTAGTTGCGGCACTTCACCCATACGGGAAGTGACGAAAACTAAGGAAGTTTCAAAGCTACAGCGTAATGTCAAAGAAACCGGCACTTCACCACCGCCGCAAAGTATTTCGACTCAA ACCTACGATACACTACCTATAAGACAACGTGAACCAAGTGTAACCGAAACTGTGTCCACAGGAAGTCCCGGTATTTTTTACAACGAAAATACACAG cTACATCGTGAAGTTCCCTCACCACTGAGTGTTTTCTCAGCAGACACACCGCACTACGAGCCAAGACACAAAGAACCCGAAACTGAGCTCTATATTTTATTGAAG GAAGCCGAGCTCTATAAATTCACACCCGAGGAATTGCATGCGGCGCTCAAGTACTGCGGTCCTTCAGTACACCCAGTACAGTGGTTACGTGAAAACTGGCATAAACTCATACAGACAGTGCAAAGTTTGTCGACAAAATATGGGCAAGAACGTGTAGAGAATATTATTGGGACAGTATCACAGGGTGAGGCAAGAGATGCGCTACGTCAACATGGTGGCAACATATGGCAAGCGGTATCGGAATGTATCGAACAGCGTCAACGGAAATACCGTGACATCTCACGTAAAGGAAATTACTCACGTGAAGATATCGTGACTGCGCTGACTATACATCAAGGTAATGCGGATCTGGCGCTTTTGGACTTGGGACGCACACAGTTGAAGCCATTCTTAATGCGTATACGTGGCTCGCCAGCCGGTGTTGAGAATGAGAGTGGTGcaaatttttttggcaacaaCTCAACGGAGCACACAATACAACCAG AGACTTCAACTAACGAAATCGAAACAGAGAATCAAACCCCCGAGTTGCCTGTAGAAGCAGTGCTAGTAAGTGAAAAGAGTTCAACAGTAACATTACAAAGCTCAAATAATGATGATGAGGTTGATACTATTGCGTCGACTGAGGTGGAAGTTCACAGCGAGGAGCAAATTGAAGCGACACCAGTTCAAGACCAAGTCACTGAAGTGCAAAACACAGGTGTGGAGACTAACACAGTGGACAATGCTGCCGAAAACAAAaagatttcaaaaaattcagAAGAACCCAGCACaagtaaaattttcgaacctAAGCCCGCTTCCAGCACTAAAACCGGCGCTGTCAGCAAGATACCACAAATTAGAAACGATCCCAACGAAGCATCTACTTCGAAAGCAGCACGAAACGCTTTGAGCAATGCACGAAACGATAAACCAAccacacaacaaaaaaatagtgtCTCGGCTTTTAAAACTGCAACTGATAAGCCCAAACCGATGGAAAGTAAAATACCAAAACAAACAGCCAAGAAGGTACCCTTACGCTCGAAATCCTTTTCGGGACCACCCGGTCCTATTGGCATTTCTTCGGTTAAAACCATACAACAGGAATTTCTCAATCGACAGAAACAATTAACAACACGGCTTGAGCCACCCAAAAATCCACCAAATATAGTACGTAAGAAGTCAATAACCGAAGCTATTACTAAATTTACGCCCAGCATTTCAGCGGGTGCCAGTAGTTCGGCGGTAACCAGTATTTTCCGCACCCATCCACGTATACCTAAGAAGAAATATCACGAGACATGCTTTTCAGATGATGACTTTGAGACGACGTCAAGCGAAGAGGAACTCGAACCGCTGGAGATACGCCAACGTAAGCAGAGTGTGCCCGTTTTTCGTGCGTATCCCAGCGTACAGGAACCAGAAATTGTGCCGCCAGAG GTGCTCGTGCGTAAATTCATCGACGAGAAACTTGTGACAAATATCGCTGAAGCGCAAATAGCAGCCACTTTGGTCAACATGAGATTCCAACAAGATGTTTCACTATGGGCAGCCAAGGAATGTAGCGATCTGGATCAAGCCATCTCTATGCTGCAGCAAGAGTGTGAACTCTGCATGGGCACATATCCGATGAATCAAATTGTCTCGATGCTCAAGTGTACACATAAATGTTGCAAGCAATGCGCCAAAACTTATTTCACAGTGCAG ATTACCGATCGCAGCATCAATGACTGCACTTGCCCATTCTGTAAGCTGCCCGAATTACATGGTCACAATGAGCATGTGGATGAAAATTTAGAGTACTTCTCGAATTTGGATATATTTCTGAAGAGCATTTTGGATGAAGAAGTGCATGAGTTGTTCCAGCGGAAACTGCGGGATCGCACACTGTTGCAAGATCCGAATTTCAAGTGGTGCATACAGTGCTCATCGGGTTTCTTCGCGCGACCCAAACAGAAGCGACTCATTTGCCCAGATTGTGGGTCCGTGACGTGTGCGCACTGTAGAAAGACG TGGGAAAAGCAACACGAGGGTATTTCGTGCGAACAATTTAAAGAATGGAAGGAAGCTAACGATCCGGAAGTGCAGGCACAAGGTGTTCAAGAGCATTTGGCAACAAATGGCATTGATTGTCCGAAGTGTAAATTCAGATACTCGCTAGCCAG AGGTGGCTGCATGCATTTCACCTGCACCCAGTGCAAATTTGAGTTCTGCTATGGTTGTTGCAAACCATTTATGATGGGCGCCAAGTGCACAGTATCCTCATATTGCGCCAAATTGGGTTTGCATGCACATCATCCGCGGAATTGTCTTTTCTATTTGCGCGATAAATTACCCATACAGCTGCAAATGTTactcaaacaaaataaaataccatTCGATGAAGATCCTGTAGAGTTGCCTGGCAATCACGACGAGGATGCTTCAACGTCTACACCGAAAGTGCTGCGTTGTCCAATACCATTGCAGAAAGAGACTCCGACCGGTTTGGTAGACACTGTATGTAATGGCGAAGTGCCAGATAGACATGCTGGATTGTGTCG CACACATTACGTCGAGTATTTGACCGCTAAAGTGGCTAAAGCGCGCATTGATCCACTGCCCATATTCGATCTAACCGATTGTGTGCAAGAGTTACGACGACGAGATATACGACTGCCCGAACGTGGTCCATGGGATACAGATGAGATATATAAGGGAATGTGTTCTGAG gttataaagaaaaatattccgcTGGAAACGACATGA